Proteins encoded within one genomic window of Zavarzinia compransoris:
- a CDS encoding TetR/AcrR family transcriptional regulator, whose translation MGQQDQRHQQKGDRRGLNATSIREVVRRTGTPWGSVGHHFPRGTLQLLEDALIFAGREVGQLLAVLVEAHGVKAGLSAFIAGWRQILEESAFEAGCPVLAVSVEAFVGEAGFPDAEVQAHLLDMTQVIFDQWRGTLTRGLEKEGMAPARARRLAMLIVASVEGTVALCRASRSTRALDDVGEELEALLAIAAAGAAD comes from the coding sequence ATGGGCCAGCAGGACCAGCGGCACCAGCAGAAGGGCGACCGCCGTGGGCTGAATGCGACCAGTATCCGGGAAGTCGTCCGGCGTACCGGCACGCCGTGGGGATCGGTCGGGCATCATTTCCCACGCGGCACGCTGCAACTGTTGGAGGATGCCCTGATCTTCGCTGGGCGGGAAGTCGGCCAGCTGCTGGCTGTGCTGGTCGAGGCCCATGGGGTGAAAGCCGGCCTTTCGGCTTTCATCGCCGGCTGGCGGCAAATCCTGGAGGAGAGTGCCTTCGAGGCCGGCTGCCCGGTGCTGGCGGTGTCCGTCGAGGCCTTCGTCGGCGAGGCCGGCTTTCCCGATGCCGAAGTACAGGCCCACCTGCTGGACATGACCCAGGTCATTTTCGATCAATGGCGCGGGACGCTGACCCGGGGTCTGGAGAAGGAGGGGATGGCACCGGCACGAGCCCGCCGCCTCGCCATGTTGATCGTCGCTTCGGTCGAGGGCACGGTGGCACTATGCCGTGCATCACGCAGCACCCGAGCCCTCGACGATGTCGGGGAGGAATTGGAGGCCTTGCTGGCAATCGCGGCCGCCGGGGCGGCTGATTGA